One segment of Brassica napus cultivar Da-Ae chromosome C3, Da-Ae, whole genome shotgun sequence DNA contains the following:
- the LOC106347204 gene encoding LRR receptor-like serine/threonine-protein kinase ERL1 isoform X2, which translates to MKEMMELMVVFMLLLGVASPMNNEGTALMAIKGSFSNVVNMLLDWDDVHNSDFCSWRGVFCDNFSFSVVTLNLSNLNLGGEISPAVGDLRNLQSIDLQGNKLAGQIPDEIGNCASLVYLDFSDNLLYGDIPFSISKLKQLDTLNLKNNQLTGPLPATLTQIPNLKILDLAGNHITGEIPRLLYWNEVLQYFGLRGNMLTGTLSSDMCQFTGLWYFDVRGNNLTGTIPESIGNCTSFEILDISYNQITGEIPYNIGFLQVATLSLQGNRLTGKIPEVIGLMQALAVLDLSDNELVGPIPPILGNLSFTGKLYLHGNKLTGPIPPELGNMSRLSYLQLNDNQLVGSIPLELGKLEQLFELNLANNRLVGPIPSNISSCAALNQFNVHGNLLNGSIPLAFRNLGSLTYLNLSSNNFKGKIPAELGHIINLDKLDLSGNSFSGSIPLTLGGLEHLLILNLSRNHLNGQLPAEFGNLRSIQMIDVSFNLLSGVIPTELGQLQNLNSLILNNNKLHGKIPDQLTNCFTLINLNVSFNNLTGIIPQMKNFSRFAPASFLGNPYLCGNWVGSICGPSLPKSRVFSKAVVICIVLGIITLLCMILIVVVKSKQRKEILKGFSSSKQAEGSTKLVILHMDMAIHTFDDIVRVTENFNEKFIIGYGASSTVYKCTLKTSRPIAIKRLYNQYQHNLREFETELETIGRIRHRNIVSLHGYALSSVGNLLFYDYMENGSLWDLLHGTSKKVKLDWETRLKIAVGAAQGLAYLHHDCTPRIIHRDIKSSNILLDENFVAHLSDFGIAKSIPTSKTHASTYVLGTIGYIDPEYARTSRLNEKSDIYSFGIVLLELLTGKKAVDNESNLHQLILSKADDNTVMEAVDPEVTVTCMDLGHIRKTFKLALLCTKRNPLERPTMLEVSRVLLSLLPSMQVAKKLPSPDPSKKPTVYGVRDQQKQQQERSEEGSQWFDQFHEVISKSSV; encoded by the exons atgaaggagatGATGGAGCTAATGGTGGTTTTCATGCTTCTGCTTGGTGTTGCTTCTCCTATGAACAACGAAG GGACAGCTTTGATGGCGATAAAAGGTTCATTCAGCAACGTAGTGAACATGCTTTTGGACTGGGACGATGTTCACAACAGTGACTTCTGTTCCTGGAGAGGTGTCTTCTGCGACAACTTTAGCTTCTCCGTTGTCACTCT GAATCTATCGAATCTGAACCTTGGAGGGGAGATATCTCCAGCTGTTGGAGATCTACGGAACTTGCAATCAAT AGACTTGCAAGGGAATAAATTGGCTGGTCAAATTCCAGATGAGATTGGAAACTGTGCTTCTCTTGTTTATCT GGATTTCTCTGATAATCTGCTATATGGAGACATACCCTTCTCAATCTCCAAACTCAAGCAGCTGGACACTCT GAACTTGAAGAACAATCAGCTCACAGGCCCACTACCTGCAACCTTAACACAGATTCCAAATCTTAAGATACT TGATCTTGCAGGGAACCATATAACGGGCGAGATACCAAGGCTACTCTACTGGAATGAAGTTCTACAGTACTT CGGCTTACGTGGGAATATGTTGACTGGAACGTTGTCTTCTGATATGTGTCAATTCACTGGTTTGTGGTACTT TGATGTGAGAGGCAACAATCTAACTGGAACTATCCCGGAGAGCATAGGAAACTGCACAAGCTTTGAGATCCT GGACATATCTTATAATCAGATAACTGGAGAGATTCCATACAACATCGGTTTTCTTCAAGTAGCTACTCT GTCACTACAAGGAAACAGATTGACAGGAAAAATCCCTGAAGTTATTGGTCTAATGCAGGCTCTTGCTGTTTT GGATCTGAGTGACAATGAGCTAGTGGGTCCTATCCCACCTATACTTGGCAATCTCTCATTCACTGGGAAGCT GTATCTTCATGGCAACAAACTCACTGGGCCCATTCCACCTGAGCTAGGCAACATGTCACGCCTCAGCTACCT GCAACTAAACGATAATCAACTAGTGGGAAGTATCCCACTTGAGCTTGGGAAGCTTGAGCAATTGTTTGAACT GAATCTTGCCAACAACCGTTTGGTAGGGCCAATACCATCTAACATCAGCTCATGTGCAGCCTTGAATCAATT CAATGTTCATGGGAACCTCTTGAATGGATCCATACCATTGGCGTTCCGCAATCTTGGGAGCTTGACTTATCT AAATCTTTCATCGAACAATTTCAAGGGTAAAATACCAGCTGAGCTTGGACATATAATCAATCTTGACAAACT GGATCTGTCTGGCAATAGTTTCTCAGGGTCTATTCCATTAACCCTTGGTGGTCTAGAACACCTTCTCATATT AAATCTCAGCCGGAATCATCTTAATGGACAACTGCCTGCAGAGTTTGGGAACCTTAGAAGCATTCAGATGAT TGATGTATCATTCAATCTGCTCTCCGGAGTTATTCCCACTGAACTTGGCCAGTTGCAGAATTTAAACTCTTT AATATTGAATAACAACAAGCTCCATGGGAAAATCCCGGATCAGCTTACAAATTGCTTCACTCTTATCAATCT GAATGTTTCCTTCAACAATCTCACCGGGATAATCCCACAAATGAAAAACTTCTCACGTTTTGCTCCAGCCAG CTTCCTTGGGAATCCATATCTTTGTGGAAATTGGGTTGGATCTATTTGCGGTCCTTCTTTGCCTAAGTCCAGAG tATTCTCCAAAGCTGTTGTGATCTGCATTGTTCTCGGTATCATCACTCTCCTATGTATGATACTCATCGTGGTTGTCAAATCTAAGCAACGGAAGGAAATCTTAAAAGGCTTCTCCTCCTCAAAACAAGCCGAAG GCTCAACCAAGTTAGTGATTCTCCACATGGACATGGCGATTCACACATTCGATGACATCGTGAGAGTAACAGAGAATTTCAACGAGAAGTTCATTATTGGATACGGTGCTTCTAGCACAGTCTACAAATGCACTTTGAAAACTTCCCGACCTATTGCTATCAAGCGACTCTACAACCAGTATCAGCACAACTTGCGTGAGTTTGAGACAGAACTCGAGACCATAGGACGCATCAGACACAGAAACATAGTCAGCTTGCACGGATACGCCTTGTCTTCTGTTGGAAACCTTCTTTTCTATGATTACATGGAAAATGGATCTCTTTGGGACCTTCTCCATG GGACATCTAAGAAAGTGAAGCTTGATTGGGAGACGAGGTTGAAGATAGCTGTTGGAGCTGCGCAAGGACTTGCCTATCTTCACCATGATTGCACTCCTCGGATCATCCACCGTGACATCAAGTCATCGAATATACTTCTTGATGAGAACTTTGTGGCGCATTTATCAGACTTTGGGATTGCTAAGAGCATACCAACGAGCAAAACGCATGCTTCCACTTATGTTTTGGGGACTATTGGTTATATAGACCCAGAGTATGCTCGCACTTCACGTCTCAATGAGAAATCTGATATCTACAGCTTTGGGATTGTTCTTCTTGAGCTTCTTACCGGGAAGAAAGCTGTGGATAACGAATCTAACTTGCACCAACTG ATCTTGTCAAAGGCTGATGATAATACTGTGATGGAAGCGGTTGATCCAGAGGTTACTGTGACTTGTATGGACTTGGGACATATCAGGAAGACATTCAAGCTAGCTCTTTTATGCACAAAGCGAAACCCTTTAGAGAGACCCACTATGCTTGAAGTCTCTAGGGTTCTGCTCTCTCTTCTTCCATCTATGCAAGTGGCCAAGAAGCTCCCTTCTCCTGATCCATCAAAGAAGCCTACAGTCTATGGAGTTAGGGACCAGCAAAAGCAGCAGCAAGAGAGGAGTGAAGAAGGATCGCAATGGTTTGATCAGTTCCATGAAGTTATCTCCAAAAGCAGCGTATAA
- the LOC106347204 gene encoding LRR receptor-like serine/threonine-protein kinase ERL1 isoform X1 — MKEMMELMVVFMLLLGVASPMNNEGTALMAIKGSFSNVVNMLLDWDDVHNSDFCSWRGVFCDNFSFSVVTLNLSNLNLGGEISPAVGDLRNLQSIDLQGNKLAGQIPDEIGNCASLVYLDFSDNLLYGDIPFSISKLKQLDTLNLKNNQLTGPLPATLTQIPNLKILDLAGNHITGEIPRLLYWNEVLQYFGLRGNMLTGTLSSDMCQFTGLWYFDVRGNNLTGTIPESIGNCTSFEILDISYNQITGEIPYNIGFLQVATLSLQGNRLTGKIPEVIGLMQALAVLDLSDNELVGPIPPILGNLSFTGKLYLHGNKLTGPIPPELGNMSRLSYLQLNDNQLVGSIPLELGKLEQLFELNLANNRLVGPIPSNISSCAALNQFNVHGNLLNGSIPLAFRNLGSLTYLNLSSNNFKGKIPAELGHIINLDKLDLSGNSFSGSIPLTLGGLEHLLILNLSRNHLNGQLPAEFGNLRSIQMIDVSFNLLSGVIPTELGQLQNLNSLILNNNKLHGKIPDQLTNCFTLINLNVSFNNLTGIIPQMKNFSRFAPASFLGNPYLCGNWVGSICGPSLPKSRVFSKAVVICIVLGIITLLCMILIVVVKSKQRKEILKGFSSSKQAEGSTKLVILHMDMAIHTFDDIVRVTENFNEKFIIGYGASSTVYKCTLKTSRPIAIKRLYNQYQHNLREFETELETIGRIRHRNIVSLHGYALSSVGNLLFYDYMENGSLWDLLHVGTSKKVKLDWETRLKIAVGAAQGLAYLHHDCTPRIIHRDIKSSNILLDENFVAHLSDFGIAKSIPTSKTHASTYVLGTIGYIDPEYARTSRLNEKSDIYSFGIVLLELLTGKKAVDNESNLHQLILSKADDNTVMEAVDPEVTVTCMDLGHIRKTFKLALLCTKRNPLERPTMLEVSRVLLSLLPSMQVAKKLPSPDPSKKPTVYGVRDQQKQQQERSEEGSQWFDQFHEVISKSSV; from the exons atgaaggagatGATGGAGCTAATGGTGGTTTTCATGCTTCTGCTTGGTGTTGCTTCTCCTATGAACAACGAAG GGACAGCTTTGATGGCGATAAAAGGTTCATTCAGCAACGTAGTGAACATGCTTTTGGACTGGGACGATGTTCACAACAGTGACTTCTGTTCCTGGAGAGGTGTCTTCTGCGACAACTTTAGCTTCTCCGTTGTCACTCT GAATCTATCGAATCTGAACCTTGGAGGGGAGATATCTCCAGCTGTTGGAGATCTACGGAACTTGCAATCAAT AGACTTGCAAGGGAATAAATTGGCTGGTCAAATTCCAGATGAGATTGGAAACTGTGCTTCTCTTGTTTATCT GGATTTCTCTGATAATCTGCTATATGGAGACATACCCTTCTCAATCTCCAAACTCAAGCAGCTGGACACTCT GAACTTGAAGAACAATCAGCTCACAGGCCCACTACCTGCAACCTTAACACAGATTCCAAATCTTAAGATACT TGATCTTGCAGGGAACCATATAACGGGCGAGATACCAAGGCTACTCTACTGGAATGAAGTTCTACAGTACTT CGGCTTACGTGGGAATATGTTGACTGGAACGTTGTCTTCTGATATGTGTCAATTCACTGGTTTGTGGTACTT TGATGTGAGAGGCAACAATCTAACTGGAACTATCCCGGAGAGCATAGGAAACTGCACAAGCTTTGAGATCCT GGACATATCTTATAATCAGATAACTGGAGAGATTCCATACAACATCGGTTTTCTTCAAGTAGCTACTCT GTCACTACAAGGAAACAGATTGACAGGAAAAATCCCTGAAGTTATTGGTCTAATGCAGGCTCTTGCTGTTTT GGATCTGAGTGACAATGAGCTAGTGGGTCCTATCCCACCTATACTTGGCAATCTCTCATTCACTGGGAAGCT GTATCTTCATGGCAACAAACTCACTGGGCCCATTCCACCTGAGCTAGGCAACATGTCACGCCTCAGCTACCT GCAACTAAACGATAATCAACTAGTGGGAAGTATCCCACTTGAGCTTGGGAAGCTTGAGCAATTGTTTGAACT GAATCTTGCCAACAACCGTTTGGTAGGGCCAATACCATCTAACATCAGCTCATGTGCAGCCTTGAATCAATT CAATGTTCATGGGAACCTCTTGAATGGATCCATACCATTGGCGTTCCGCAATCTTGGGAGCTTGACTTATCT AAATCTTTCATCGAACAATTTCAAGGGTAAAATACCAGCTGAGCTTGGACATATAATCAATCTTGACAAACT GGATCTGTCTGGCAATAGTTTCTCAGGGTCTATTCCATTAACCCTTGGTGGTCTAGAACACCTTCTCATATT AAATCTCAGCCGGAATCATCTTAATGGACAACTGCCTGCAGAGTTTGGGAACCTTAGAAGCATTCAGATGAT TGATGTATCATTCAATCTGCTCTCCGGAGTTATTCCCACTGAACTTGGCCAGTTGCAGAATTTAAACTCTTT AATATTGAATAACAACAAGCTCCATGGGAAAATCCCGGATCAGCTTACAAATTGCTTCACTCTTATCAATCT GAATGTTTCCTTCAACAATCTCACCGGGATAATCCCACAAATGAAAAACTTCTCACGTTTTGCTCCAGCCAG CTTCCTTGGGAATCCATATCTTTGTGGAAATTGGGTTGGATCTATTTGCGGTCCTTCTTTGCCTAAGTCCAGAG tATTCTCCAAAGCTGTTGTGATCTGCATTGTTCTCGGTATCATCACTCTCCTATGTATGATACTCATCGTGGTTGTCAAATCTAAGCAACGGAAGGAAATCTTAAAAGGCTTCTCCTCCTCAAAACAAGCCGAAG GCTCAACCAAGTTAGTGATTCTCCACATGGACATGGCGATTCACACATTCGATGACATCGTGAGAGTAACAGAGAATTTCAACGAGAAGTTCATTATTGGATACGGTGCTTCTAGCACAGTCTACAAATGCACTTTGAAAACTTCCCGACCTATTGCTATCAAGCGACTCTACAACCAGTATCAGCACAACTTGCGTGAGTTTGAGACAGAACTCGAGACCATAGGACGCATCAGACACAGAAACATAGTCAGCTTGCACGGATACGCCTTGTCTTCTGTTGGAAACCTTCTTTTCTATGATTACATGGAAAATGGATCTCTTTGGGACCTTCTCCATG taGGGACATCTAAGAAAGTGAAGCTTGATTGGGAGACGAGGTTGAAGATAGCTGTTGGAGCTGCGCAAGGACTTGCCTATCTTCACCATGATTGCACTCCTCGGATCATCCACCGTGACATCAAGTCATCGAATATACTTCTTGATGAGAACTTTGTGGCGCATTTATCAGACTTTGGGATTGCTAAGAGCATACCAACGAGCAAAACGCATGCTTCCACTTATGTTTTGGGGACTATTGGTTATATAGACCCAGAGTATGCTCGCACTTCACGTCTCAATGAGAAATCTGATATCTACAGCTTTGGGATTGTTCTTCTTGAGCTTCTTACCGGGAAGAAAGCTGTGGATAACGAATCTAACTTGCACCAACTG ATCTTGTCAAAGGCTGATGATAATACTGTGATGGAAGCGGTTGATCCAGAGGTTACTGTGACTTGTATGGACTTGGGACATATCAGGAAGACATTCAAGCTAGCTCTTTTATGCACAAAGCGAAACCCTTTAGAGAGACCCACTATGCTTGAAGTCTCTAGGGTTCTGCTCTCTCTTCTTCCATCTATGCAAGTGGCCAAGAAGCTCCCTTCTCCTGATCCATCAAAGAAGCCTACAGTCTATGGAGTTAGGGACCAGCAAAAGCAGCAGCAAGAGAGGAGTGAAGAAGGATCGCAATGGTTTGATCAGTTCCATGAAGTTATCTCCAAAAGCAGCGTATAA